In Pseudomonas hamedanensis, a single window of DNA contains:
- the cls gene encoding cardiolipin synthase has product MDYFGPHLFGYLIALLHTLGLIAALHAVLTVRTAQGSIAWALSLIFIPYLTLIPYLVFGRSTFDGYIKARRQANEQMRLAISELNWRPWVEEALAARASNAYGSLRAMPKLGRMPCLANNEVQLLINGNATFNAIFQAIEHAKEAILIQFFIIHDDRLGQRLQDLLLKKAAEGVIIHLLYDRIGSHALPHRYVQALRDAGVEVKAFATRSGWLNRFQVNFRNHRKIVVVDGVLGFVGGHNVGDEYMGEKPPLAPWRDTHVQVRGPVVACMQESFAEDWFWAARTLPPLILPDAYPEDGVLCQLLASGPADAYETCSLFFVEAIHAATERVWITSPYFIPDEAVFAALRLAVLRGVDVRLLLPSRPDHRIVYAASSLYAFEAVRAGVRVFRYQPGFLHQKVVLIDREISAIGSANLDNRSFRLNFEVMLLTVDSEFATSVEQMLIDDFAQASEIAKEESREIHRLQQVGMRIARLISPIL; this is encoded by the coding sequence ATGGATTACTTCGGACCGCACCTTTTCGGTTATCTGATTGCCCTGCTACACACCCTCGGCCTTATCGCTGCCCTCCATGCGGTGCTCACCGTGCGCACTGCGCAAGGCTCGATCGCCTGGGCATTGTCGCTGATCTTCATTCCTTACCTCACGCTGATTCCTTACCTGGTGTTCGGCCGCAGTACTTTCGATGGCTATATCAAGGCGCGGCGCCAGGCCAACGAACAGATGCGCCTGGCGATTTCCGAGTTGAACTGGCGGCCGTGGGTGGAAGAAGCCCTCGCCGCTCGCGCATCGAATGCCTATGGTTCCTTGCGGGCCATGCCCAAGCTGGGCCGCATGCCCTGCCTGGCCAACAACGAAGTGCAATTGCTGATCAATGGCAACGCAACCTTCAACGCAATCTTCCAAGCGATCGAACATGCGAAGGAAGCGATTCTGATCCAGTTTTTCATCATTCACGACGACCGGCTCGGCCAGCGCTTGCAGGATTTGTTACTTAAAAAGGCCGCTGAAGGCGTGATCATTCATCTGCTCTACGATCGCATCGGCAGCCACGCCCTGCCCCACCGCTATGTGCAGGCCTTGCGCGATGCCGGCGTCGAGGTCAAAGCCTTCGCTACGCGCAGTGGCTGGCTCAATCGGTTCCAGGTCAACTTCCGCAACCACCGCAAAATTGTCGTGGTCGATGGCGTGCTCGGGTTTGTCGGCGGGCATAACGTTGGCGATGAATACATGGGTGAAAAGCCGCCGCTGGCACCGTGGCGCGATACCCATGTGCAGGTCCGTGGCCCGGTGGTCGCGTGCATGCAGGAGTCGTTTGCCGAGGACTGGTTCTGGGCCGCGCGGACCTTGCCGCCGTTGATCCTTCCGGACGCGTACCCCGAAGACGGCGTGCTCTGCCAACTGCTCGCCAGCGGTCCGGCGGACGCCTACGAAACCTGTTCACTGTTTTTCGTCGAAGCAATCCATGCGGCAACCGAACGGGTGTGGATCACCAGCCCTTATTTCATCCCCGATGAAGCCGTGTTCGCCGCGCTGCGCCTGGCGGTTTTACGCGGCGTGGACGTCCGTCTGTTGCTGCCGTCGCGGCCCGATCACCGCATCGTCTATGCAGCTTCCAGTCTGTATGCCTTCGAAGCGGTACGAGCCGGGGTGCGAGTGTTCCGCTATCAGCCCGGGTTTCTCCATCAGAAAGTGGTATTGATCGACCGCGAGATCAGCGCCATCGGCAGCGCCAACCTCGATAACCGTTCGTTCCGGCTGAATTTCGAAGTGATGTTGCTGACCGTCGACAGCGAGTTCGCCACGTCCGTGGAACAGATGCTGATCGATGACTTCGCCCAGGCCAGTGAAATTGCCAAAGAGGAAAGCCGGGAGATCCACCGCCTGCAACAGGTCGGCATGCGAATCGCCCGGCTGATTTCACCGATCCTCTGA
- the folE2 gene encoding GTP cyclohydrolase FolE2 yields MNALTLPDIAAQAAREALPLDWVGMRGIALPVWLEGQRLNAKADAGVSLDDGEARGIHMSRLFVALEPLEQEALSPALLRQVLEQFLQSHAGLSHCAYLNIRTELLLNRPALVSPLAGWKSYPVRVSARLKNQMFHVELEIEVPYSSTCPCSAALARQLIQQQFIDDFANQSLEHADVLAWLGSTKGIVATPHSQRSTAQLRLHLNESLSELPLIKVIDDVEAALGTAVQTAVKRADEQAFALANGQNLMFCEDAARRLNLALRRTQGVSQFHLKVIHAESLHAHDAVAESSWRREQA; encoded by the coding sequence ATGAACGCGTTGACGCTACCGGACATCGCCGCGCAGGCCGCTCGTGAGGCCCTGCCCCTCGACTGGGTGGGCATGCGCGGCATCGCATTGCCTGTATGGCTGGAGGGGCAACGGCTGAACGCGAAGGCCGATGCAGGCGTCAGTCTGGATGATGGTGAGGCACGCGGCATTCATATGTCGCGCCTGTTTGTGGCATTGGAGCCTCTCGAGCAAGAGGCACTTTCCCCCGCTTTACTGCGCCAAGTTCTTGAGCAGTTTCTGCAGAGCCACGCGGGTTTATCGCACTGCGCGTACCTGAATATCCGCACCGAATTACTGCTGAACAGACCGGCGCTGGTCAGTCCTCTCGCGGGATGGAAATCCTATCCGGTGAGAGTTTCCGCGCGCTTGAAGAACCAAATGTTCCACGTGGAACTAGAAATCGAAGTGCCCTATTCCTCCACTTGCCCATGTTCTGCAGCATTAGCCCGCCAGCTGATTCAGCAGCAATTTATCGACGACTTCGCCAACCAATCACTTGAGCACGCGGATGTTTTGGCCTGGCTGGGTTCGACCAAAGGCATCGTCGCGACACCGCATAGCCAACGCAGCACCGCGCAGTTACGCCTGCACCTGAACGAGTCCCTCAGCGAGTTGCCGCTGATCAAGGTTATTGATGACGTCGAAGCAGCGCTCGGCACCGCCGTACAAACCGCAGTGAAACGCGCCGATGAACAAGCGTTCGCGCTCGCCAATGGCCAGAACTTGATGTTCTGCGAAGACGCGGCGAGGCGCTTGAATCTGGCGCTGCGCCGCACCCAAGGCGTCAGCCAGTTCCACTTGAAAGTCATCCACGCTGAAAGCCTACACGCCCATGATGCTGTGGCTGAAAGCAGTTGGCGTCGGGAGCAAGCATGA
- the cfaB gene encoding C17 cyclopropane fatty acid synthase CfaB, which produces MLAQLPPALQNLQLPLRLRLWDGHEFNLGPTPSVTIVVKDPQMVSQFTHPSLDALGAAFVEGKLELEGSISEVIRVCDELSSALLDENEGSHPERKLHDKETDAKAISYHYDLSNAFYQLWLDSDMAYSCAYFETGSETLEQAQQAKFRHLCRKLRLQPGEYLLDVGCGWGGLARFAAREFGARVFGITLSQAQLELARERVKAEGLDDQIELQLLDYRDLPQDGRFDKVVSVGMFEHVGHANLAQYCKALFGAVKEGGLVMNHGITAKHTDGRPVGRGAGDFIEKYVFPNGELPHLSMISAEISEAGLEIVDVESLRLHYARTLDHWSERLEDNLEAAAKLVPEQALRIWRLYLAGCAYAFARGWINLHQILAVKAHPDGSHELPWTRDDLYHP; this is translated from the coding sequence ATGCTCGCGCAACTTCCACCGGCCTTACAGAATCTGCAGCTTCCGCTGCGCCTGCGTCTCTGGGACGGCCATGAGTTCAATCTGGGGCCAACGCCCAGCGTTACCATCGTGGTCAAGGACCCACAGATGGTCAGTCAGTTTACCCATCCAAGCCTGGACGCCCTCGGGGCCGCCTTCGTCGAAGGCAAACTCGAACTGGAGGGTTCGATCAGCGAGGTGATTCGGGTCTGTGACGAATTGAGCAGTGCCTTGCTCGATGAAAACGAAGGCAGTCATCCCGAGCGCAAACTGCACGACAAGGAAACCGACGCCAAAGCCATTTCCTACCACTACGACCTGTCGAACGCGTTCTACCAGCTCTGGCTGGACAGCGACATGGCGTATTCCTGCGCGTACTTCGAAACCGGCAGCGAGACGCTTGAGCAAGCGCAACAAGCCAAATTCCGTCATTTATGCCGCAAGTTGCGTTTGCAGCCGGGCGAATACCTGCTGGATGTCGGTTGCGGCTGGGGTGGTCTGGCCCGCTTTGCTGCCCGCGAGTTCGGCGCCAGGGTGTTCGGTATCACCTTGAGCCAGGCGCAACTGGAACTGGCCCGCGAACGGGTCAAGGCCGAGGGCCTGGACGACCAGATCGAACTGCAATTGCTCGATTATCGCGATCTGCCCCAGGATGGTCGCTTCGACAAAGTCGTCAGCGTGGGCATGTTCGAGCACGTCGGCCACGCCAATCTCGCGCAGTACTGCAAAGCCCTGTTTGGCGCGGTAAAAGAGGGCGGGCTGGTGATGAACCACGGCATCACGGCCAAGCACACCGATGGCCGCCCGGTCGGGCGAGGCGCCGGGGATTTCATCGAGAAATACGTGTTCCCCAACGGCGAACTGCCGCACCTGTCGATGATCAGCGCCGAGATCAGCGAAGCGGGGCTGGAAATCGTCGACGTCGAGAGCCTGCGACTGCATTACGCGCGCACGCTGGACCACTGGAGTGAGCGGCTGGAGGACAACCTCGAAGCCGCCGCGAAACTGGTGCCAGAGCAAGCCCTGCGTATCTGGCGCCTTTACCTGGCCGGTTGCGCTTACGCTTTCGCACGCGGCTGGATCAATCTGCACCAGATTCTCGCGGTGAAAGCGCATCCCGACGGTAGCCATGAATTGCCGTGGACGCGCGACGACCTCTACCACCCCTGA
- a CDS encoding glutamine synthetase, protein MKTTLRRLIFSLALLATGNACAQLPELATCTRSANLLACQDAEGNAYSVNTVGTTLYLRGFEKNGNRYWAQTNSRFGQLTFFTGIASDGEAWVGYTRRVGWTTINRFSSSGGSRAKFTCSRVTGC, encoded by the coding sequence ATGAAAACTACGCTGAGGCGCCTGATATTTAGCTTGGCGTTACTGGCGACGGGCAACGCGTGCGCGCAACTGCCGGAACTCGCCACCTGCACGCGTAGCGCAAATCTGCTGGCGTGTCAGGATGCCGAGGGCAACGCCTATAGCGTCAATACCGTCGGTACGACGCTGTACTTGCGCGGGTTCGAAAAGAACGGCAATCGGTATTGGGCACAGACCAATAGCCGCTTTGGCCAGTTGACCTTCTTCACCGGGATCGCCTCCGATGGCGAAGCATGGGTTGGCTACACCCGACGGGTGGGCTGGACCACCATCAATCGCTTCTCGAGTTCGGGGGGAAGCAGGGCGAAATTCACGTGCAGCCGGGTAACCGGCTGTTAG
- a CDS encoding metal ABC transporter substrate-binding protein — MRVLVVLFSLLLSMSLSAAEKLPVVTSFSILADMVHQVGGDHVQITSMVGPDADAHTYEPTPDDAKALLKARVIIKNGLGFEPWLDRLVASTGTKTTVISASRGVIPRSLDEDGETVPDPHAWHNLANAELYVGNITKALIAADPANKADYERNSQTYLKQIYALLAEAKTKLGALPAGNRKIVTSHDAFGYLGQAYGIDFMAPQGLSTEREPSAAEVAALITQIRQAKVKAVFMENIKDARLLKQIADESGAHIGGTLYSDALAASGPASTFTGLFEYNLNTLYNALSQP, encoded by the coding sequence ATGCGCGTCTTGGTCGTGCTGTTCAGTCTGTTGCTGTCGATGTCATTGTCGGCGGCGGAAAAATTGCCGGTGGTCACCAGCTTCAGCATTCTCGCCGACATGGTTCATCAAGTTGGCGGTGATCATGTGCAGATCACCAGCATGGTCGGCCCGGACGCCGATGCCCACACTTACGAGCCGACCCCGGACGACGCCAAAGCCTTGCTCAAGGCACGCGTGATTATCAAAAACGGTCTCGGTTTCGAGCCTTGGCTGGATCGCCTCGTGGCCAGTACCGGCACCAAAACCACAGTCATCAGTGCCAGTCGCGGCGTGATTCCGCGCTCACTGGATGAAGATGGCGAAACCGTTCCCGACCCGCACGCCTGGCACAATCTGGCTAACGCCGAGTTGTACGTTGGCAACATCACCAAGGCGCTGATCGCTGCCGACCCGGCGAACAAGGCGGACTACGAGCGCAATAGCCAGACCTACCTCAAGCAGATCTACGCCTTGCTCGCTGAAGCAAAAACCAAACTCGGTGCGCTGCCAGCGGGCAACCGCAAGATCGTCACCAGCCATGACGCCTTCGGCTATCTCGGACAGGCCTACGGTATCGACTTCATGGCGCCACAGGGACTGTCCACCGAGCGCGAACCGTCGGCCGCCGAAGTAGCTGCACTGATTACCCAGATCCGTCAGGCCAAGGTCAAAGCGGTGTTCATGGAAAACATCAAGGACGCACGCCTGCTCAAGCAGATCGCCGATGAAAGCGGCGCGCACATCGGCGGCACGCTGTACTCCGACGCCCTGGCTGCCAGCGGGCCGGCGAGCACGTTCACCGGACTGTTCGAATACAACCTCAACACCCTTTACAACGCGTTGAGCCAACCATGA
- a CDS encoding metal ABC transporter permease, with translation MLTLAHFWQPFSEFMFMRRALLGGLVLACSTAPLGVFLILRRMSLIGDAVAHGILPGAALGFWFAGLSLPALTLGGLGAGMSMAGLAAWITRRTGLREDASLAAIYPISLASGVLILGIAGKRLDLLHLLFGSALAVDGPTLHGMLWVSAISLITLLLIYKPLLLDTLDPLFLRTVSRLGPLAHGVFLTLVVLNLVIGFQAIGALMVVGLMMLPAAASRFWSRRLPMLIAIAALIGCLSVWLGLLLSFYYSLPSGPAIVLVAGAGYLLSVVFGPVHGLLRRPPLLTSL, from the coding sequence ATGCTCACCCTCGCTCACTTCTGGCAACCGTTCAGTGAGTTCATGTTCATGCGTCGCGCCTTGCTGGGCGGATTGGTACTGGCTTGCAGCACGGCGCCATTGGGCGTGTTTCTGATTCTGCGGCGCATGAGCCTGATCGGTGACGCCGTCGCGCACGGTATCCTCCCCGGCGCGGCGTTGGGCTTCTGGTTCGCCGGCCTGAGCCTGCCGGCGCTAACGCTCGGCGGTCTCGGCGCGGGCATGAGCATGGCAGGGCTCGCGGCCTGGATCACTCGCCGCACCGGCCTGCGCGAAGACGCCAGCCTTGCCGCGATCTATCCAATTTCCTTGGCGAGTGGCGTACTGATACTGGGCATTGCCGGTAAACGTCTGGACCTGTTGCATCTGCTATTCGGCTCGGCACTGGCCGTCGACGGCCCGACACTCCACGGCATGCTGTGGGTCTCGGCGATCAGCCTGATCACCTTGCTGCTGATCTACAAACCGCTGCTGCTCGACACACTGGACCCGTTATTTCTGCGCACCGTCAGCCGCCTCGGCCCCCTCGCCCATGGCGTATTCCTGACGTTGGTCGTGCTCAACCTGGTGATCGGGTTTCAGGCCATCGGCGCGCTGATGGTTGTCGGACTGATGATGCTGCCCGCCGCCGCGTCTCGATTCTGGAGCCGCCGCCTGCCGATGCTAATCGCAATCGCCGCGCTGATCGGCTGCCTGTCGGTATGGCTCGGATTGTTGCTGTCGTTCTATTACTCGCTGCCCAGCGGCCCGGCCATCGTGCTGGTTGCCGGAGCGGGTTATCTGCTGTCCGTAGTGTTCGGGCCGGTTCACGGTTTGTTGCGCCGCCCTCCTTTGCTCACATCCCTATGA
- the zigA gene encoding zinc metallochaperone GTPase ZigA, with translation MSAELPVTVLSGFLGAGKSTLLNYVLRNRAGLRVAVIVNDMSEINIDGSEVQRDVSLNRAEEKIVEMSNGCICCTLREDLLEEVSKLAREDRFDYLLIESTGISEPLPVAETFTFRDEHGQSLSDIARLDTMVTVVDGMNFLPDFQAAESLASRGEILGEEDERSITDLLIEQIEFADVLLISKIDLISQREREELIAILQRLNAHAEIIPMVMGEVPLEKILNTGRFDFDKAAQAPGWLQELRGTHTPETEEYGIASTAYRARRPFHPQRFFSFIDRPWPNGKLLRSKGFFWLASKPTDAGSWSQAGGLMRHGFAGRWWRFVPKDQWPQDQENTRAIMENWTPSVGDCRQELVFIGQNIDFARLSAELDECLLTDDEMALGVEAWRLLPDPFGAWDEEAA, from the coding sequence ATGTCAGCCGAACTGCCTGTGACCGTACTTTCAGGATTTCTCGGTGCCGGAAAAAGTACGCTTCTTAATTACGTACTACGTAACCGGGCCGGACTGCGTGTAGCCGTCATCGTTAACGATATGAGCGAAATCAACATCGATGGCAGTGAAGTTCAGCGTGATGTCAGCCTGAACCGCGCGGAAGAGAAAATCGTCGAGATGAGCAACGGCTGCATTTGCTGTACGTTACGCGAAGACCTGCTGGAAGAGGTCAGCAAGCTCGCCCGCGAAGATCGCTTCGATTATTTGCTGATCGAGTCCACCGGCATCTCCGAGCCACTGCCCGTAGCGGAAACGTTCACCTTTCGCGATGAGCACGGGCAAAGCCTCAGTGACATCGCGCGTCTGGACACCATGGTCACGGTGGTCGACGGCATGAACTTTCTACCGGACTTTCAGGCTGCCGAAAGCCTCGCCTCGCGTGGCGAGATTCTCGGGGAAGAAGACGAACGCTCCATCACCGATCTGCTGATCGAGCAAATCGAGTTCGCTGACGTGTTGCTGATCAGCAAAATCGACCTGATCAGCCAGCGTGAACGCGAAGAATTGATCGCGATCCTGCAACGCCTTAACGCCCACGCCGAAATCATCCCGATGGTGATGGGTGAGGTACCGCTGGAGAAAATCCTTAACACCGGTCGTTTCGATTTCGACAAAGCCGCACAGGCACCCGGCTGGCTGCAAGAGTTGCGCGGTACGCACACACCGGAGACCGAGGAATACGGCATCGCGTCAACGGCCTACCGTGCGCGCCGGCCCTTTCATCCGCAACGCTTCTTCAGTTTCATAGACCGTCCATGGCCGAACGGCAAACTGCTGCGTTCCAAAGGCTTTTTCTGGCTCGCCAGCAAGCCCACGGACGCGGGCAGTTGGTCGCAGGCCGGCGGTTTGATGCGCCATGGTTTCGCCGGCCGCTGGTGGCGTTTTGTGCCGAAGGACCAGTGGCCACAGGACCAGGAGAATACCCGCGCCATCATGGAGAACTGGACGCCGAGCGTCGGCGATTGTCGCCAGGAGCTGGTGTTCATCGGGCAGAACATCGATTTCGCCCGATTGTCTGCCGAACTGGACGAATGCCTGCTGACCGATGATGAAATGGCACTGGGTGTCGAGGCTTGGCGGTTGTTGCCGGATCCGTTCGGCGCCTGGGACGAAGAGGCCGCCTGA
- a CDS encoding gamma carbonic anhydrase family protein, translated as MIRKNPSGDLPTIAESAYVDKTAIICGKVVIGENVFVGPYAVIRADEVDASGEMEAITIGANSNIQDGVVIHSKSGAAVTIGEFSSIAHRSIVHGPCVVGDRVFIGFNSVLFNCVVGNGCVVRHNSVVDGRDLPDAFYVPSTTRIGPTTDLTQFPPVSVSASEFSEDVARTNVDLVRGYKALQNEF; from the coding sequence ATGATCCGCAAGAATCCTTCGGGCGATTTGCCAACCATCGCTGAGTCGGCCTACGTCGATAAAACCGCAATCATCTGCGGCAAAGTGGTGATTGGCGAAAACGTCTTCGTCGGTCCCTACGCGGTCATCCGCGCCGATGAAGTAGATGCGTCAGGCGAGATGGAGGCAATCACCATTGGCGCCAATTCGAACATCCAGGATGGCGTGGTGATCCACTCGAAATCCGGCGCGGCAGTGACCATCGGCGAGTTCAGTTCGATTGCCCATCGCTCGATCGTGCATGGTCCCTGCGTGGTCGGCGACCGGGTGTTCATCGGGTTCAACAGCGTGCTGTTCAACTGCGTCGTCGGCAACGGCTGCGTGGTGCGGCACAACTCGGTGGTCGACGGACGAGACTTGCCCGATGCGTTTTACGTACCGTCTACCACGCGCATCGGCCCGACCACCGACCTCACGCAATTCCCGCCGGTAAGCGTCAGCGCATCGGAGTTTTCCGAAGACGTGGCACGCACCAATGTCGATCTGGTACGTGGCTACAAAGCCTTGCAGAACGAGTTCTGA
- a CDS encoding dihydroorotase has translation MNSVLIRNARLVNEGREVEGDLLVSHGRIVKIARSIEGERATLEIDANGQWLVPGMIDDQVHFREPGAPAKGSLYTESRAAVAGGITSFMDMPNTQPATLTLEALADKKHRAATTSVANYGFHFGVSHDNLDTVAALNPCEVAGVKVFMGASTGNLLVDDPATLERLFAEVPTILLAHCEHTPSIDANAANLHAQFGERLPPAAHALIRNAESCYRSSSLAVELARRHGTRLHVLHLTTARELALFEDKPLAHKRITAEVCLHHLLFDDRDYADLGNLIKCNPAIKTQADRDALRAALNSNRLDVIGSDHAPHTWEEKQRPYAQAPAGLPLVQHALPALLELVEEGVLPITTLVAKTSHRVADLFAIPDRGYLREGYWADLVLIAAQAFEVNQQPILSQCGWTPFAGRSFRHRVSLTMVSGQIAWHEGRINEQCRGLALRFMR, from the coding sequence ATGAACAGCGTGCTGATTCGTAACGCAAGGCTGGTCAACGAAGGGCGCGAAGTAGAAGGCGATCTGTTGGTCAGCCATGGCCGCATCGTCAAAATCGCCCGCAGCATTGAAGGCGAACGGGCGACGCTGGAGATCGATGCAAACGGCCAATGGCTCGTCCCGGGCATGATCGACGATCAGGTGCATTTCCGTGAGCCCGGGGCGCCGGCCAAGGGCAGCCTTTACACCGAGTCGCGCGCAGCGGTGGCAGGCGGCATCACCAGTTTCATGGACATGCCCAACACCCAACCGGCGACGCTGACCCTCGAAGCGCTGGCAGACAAGAAGCACCGGGCGGCAACCACTTCGGTGGCCAATTACGGCTTTCACTTCGGTGTCAGTCACGACAATCTCGATACAGTGGCCGCGCTCAATCCCTGCGAAGTGGCCGGTGTGAAAGTGTTCATGGGGGCGTCGACCGGCAATCTGCTGGTGGACGACCCGGCGACGCTCGAGCGGCTGTTTGCCGAAGTGCCGACGATTCTGTTGGCCCACTGCGAACACACGCCGAGCATCGACGCCAATGCAGCCAACCTGCATGCGCAGTTCGGTGAACGTCTGCCGCCGGCAGCGCACGCACTGATCCGCAACGCCGAAAGCTGCTATCGGTCTTCAAGTCTGGCGGTGGAACTGGCCCGACGTCACGGCACCCGCTTGCATGTCCTGCACCTGACGACCGCGCGTGAACTGGCGCTGTTCGAAGATAAACCACTGGCGCACAAACGCATCACCGCGGAAGTCTGCCTGCACCATCTGCTGTTTGACGATCGCGACTATGCCGACCTCGGCAACCTGATCAAATGCAATCCGGCGATCAAGACCCAGGCTGACCGCGACGCCCTGCGTGCGGCGTTAAACAGCAATCGCCTGGACGTCATCGGCAGTGACCACGCACCGCATACCTGGGAAGAAAAACAACGGCCCTATGCCCAGGCGCCTGCCGGTCTGCCATTGGTGCAACACGCCTTGCCGGCGTTACTGGAGCTGGTCGAAGAGGGCGTGCTACCGATCACCACGCTGGTGGCGAAGACCAGCCATCGCGTGGCAGATCTGTTTGCGATTCCGGATCGTGGATACTTGCGCGAGGGCTACTGGGCAGATCTGGTGCTGATCGCTGCGCAGGCATTTGAAGTGAATCAGCAGCCGATTCTGTCGCAGTGCGGATGGACGCCATTTGCCGGGCGCAGCTTTCGGCACCGGGTGAGCCTGACCATGGTGTCGGGGCAAATCGCCTGGCATGAGGGTCGGATAAATGAGCAGTGTCGGGGGTTGGCGTTAAGGTTCATGCGCTGA
- a CDS encoding DUF3617 domain-containing protein: MNVRLLGLALGLGLALPVVAQAQMLQPGLWEMSSSNLKVDDQAMDVQSILGQIQGQITPQQRAALEKNGINIGGKGIRACLTPEQVATNDIPLADPQSGCKQQITERNGNQWKFRFSCPKAQGTGVATFLSDREFTTVANGTFNAIGINQKGSLETRAVWLGQDCGTVKPRA; encoded by the coding sequence ATGAACGTTCGTCTGCTGGGTTTGGCGCTGGGCCTGGGTTTGGCATTGCCGGTGGTTGCGCAAGCGCAGATGCTGCAGCCAGGGCTGTGGGAGATGTCTTCGAGCAATCTGAAGGTCGATGACCAGGCGATGGATGTGCAATCGATTCTTGGCCAGATTCAAGGTCAGATCACGCCGCAACAGCGCGCTGCGCTGGAAAAGAACGGCATCAATATCGGCGGCAAGGGGATCCGTGCCTGCCTGACACCTGAGCAAGTAGCGACCAACGATATCCCTTTGGCCGACCCGCAATCGGGCTGCAAACAGCAGATCACCGAGCGTAACGGCAACCAGTGGAAATTCCGCTTCAGTTGCCCGAAAGCCCAAGGGACGGGTGTAGCGACATTCCTCAGCGATCGAGAATTCACCACGGTGGCCAACGGCACGTTCAATGCCATCGGCATCAACCAGAAAGGCAGCCTGGAAACCCGCGCCGTGTGGCTGGGTCAGGACTGCGGCACCGTCAAACCGCGCGCCTGA
- a CDS encoding DUF1826 domain-containing protein, translated as MLALKPLQERTRLHHQGPTPTTLARILDDDVNLAIWQRQLPVHIADFARLLLSLDEPLAESLCLELADEDSEPDLAGLAAGFRDLEGYEGFIADLKWLVGAFACLLGARRIGLRLRTLDKAMCPRFHVDHVPVRLITTYAGVGSQWLEDGVMDRRQLGQANAEPEDAAQIQQLGSGEVALLKGEKWHGNEGFGLIHRSPQLAVGERRLIVTLDWLG; from the coding sequence ATGCTTGCACTGAAACCATTACAAGAGCGAACTCGCCTGCACCATCAGGGGCCGACGCCTACAACGCTGGCGCGAATCCTCGATGACGACGTCAACCTCGCCATCTGGCAGCGGCAATTACCCGTGCACATCGCAGATTTTGCTCGTTTGTTGCTGTCGCTCGACGAACCCCTGGCGGAGTCGTTGTGCCTTGAGCTTGCGGATGAGGACAGCGAGCCGGACCTGGCCGGGCTGGCCGCAGGATTTCGCGACCTTGAGGGCTACGAAGGTTTTATTGCCGACCTCAAATGGCTGGTTGGTGCCTTCGCCTGTCTGTTAGGCGCGCGACGCATCGGCCTGCGTCTGCGCACGTTGGATAAGGCGATGTGTCCCCGTTTCCATGTCGATCACGTGCCCGTACGCCTGATCACCACCTACGCCGGCGTGGGTAGCCAATGGCTTGAGGATGGCGTGATGGATCGCAGGCAACTGGGTCAGGCCAACGCAGAGCCTGAGGATGCCGCACAGATTCAGCAACTCGGCAGCGGCGAGGTCGCGCTTCTGAAAGGCGAGAAGTGGCACGGTAACGAGGGGTTCGGGCTGATCCACCGTTCGCCGCAATTGGCCGTCGGCGAACGTCGGCTGATAGTGACCCTCGACTGGCTCGGCTGA
- a CDS encoding metal ABC transporter ATP-binding protein — translation MIRCHSLSWGAPGQPLTTPLDLELESASLTAIIGANGCGKSSLLKVIAGLQKPLAGHVALSVPRQSGLSFLPQQQHLDRQFPISLEELVAAGFWGRRLSTQLRTQRLNAALENWHLSGLGHRPLMALSGGELQRALLARLSLADAPILLLDEPHAALDELGQALLWQHIHAWHAEGRTIVVVCHDLSAVRQHIPQTLLIKNSRCVYGPSTELIQQTPHAQVA, via the coding sequence ATGATTCGCTGCCATTCCCTGAGTTGGGGTGCACCCGGCCAGCCACTGACGACACCGCTGGATCTTGAACTGGAAAGCGCGAGCCTGACCGCCATTATTGGCGCTAACGGCTGTGGAAAAAGCAGCCTGCTCAAGGTCATCGCCGGGCTGCAAAAACCCTTGGCGGGGCACGTGGCGCTGAGTGTTCCACGCCAGAGCGGGCTCTCGTTCCTGCCCCAGCAGCAGCACTTGGATCGACAATTCCCGATCAGCCTGGAAGAGTTGGTCGCCGCCGGGTTCTGGGGACGCAGGCTCTCGACGCAGCTGCGCACGCAACGCCTTAATGCCGCATTGGAAAACTGGCATCTGAGCGGCCTCGGCCATCGCCCGTTGATGGCCCTCTCCGGCGGTGAATTGCAACGTGCCCTGCTCGCGCGGCTAAGCCTCGCCGACGCCCCGATATTATTGCTGGACGAGCCTCATGCTGCCCTCGATGAACTGGGCCAGGCGCTGCTTTGGCAACACATCCACGCCTGGCACGCCGAAGGCCGAACGATCGTTGTGGTCTGCCACGATCTCAGCGCTGTGCGCCAACACATCCCCCAGACATTGCTGATCAAGAACAGCCGTTGCGTCTATGGTCCCAGCACCGAACTGATTCAACAGACACCGCATGCGCAGGTGGCCTGA